A genome region from Temnothorax longispinosus isolate EJ_2023e unplaced genomic scaffold, Tlon_JGU_v1 HiC_scaffold_25, whole genome shotgun sequence includes the following:
- the LOC139824039 gene encoding uncharacterized protein, whose amino-acid sequence MFARNCLFRIFAKIIMYLVYRFFTSVIFAMINATIVLYMCQRFFRVMRAHYQIMAESERFNSIISESRASLNYISSKVSKGMDQMKEDIAKELFITDHLTKLSSKVGLLLQRYSELEEGLIELVRMNHNTKSVQIETPPDINEEVKCILAAVRKRQSQPQQQQSDRPRTPRKLRISTNASAAVKDPQPHNSIANSRFLTSQSYDTDLSNVTTLERQERPRTPAYPEVQLLNDLRPATDAKPIGFRPSWKCET is encoded by the exons ATGTTTGCCCGAAATTGCTTGTTTAGGATATTCGCAAAGATAATCATGTATCTGGTATATCGCTTCTTTACTAGCGTAATCTTTGCGATGATAAATGCGACTATTGTGTTGTATATGTGTCAACGT TTCTTCCGAGTGATGAGAGCGCATTATCAGATTATGGCCGAATCTGAAAGATTTAATTCAATT ATTTCCGAGTCACGGGCAAGCCTCAATTATATCAGCTCGAAGGTATCCAAAGGAATGGATCAa ATGAAGGAGGACATTGCCAAAGAATTGTTCATTACCGACCACTTAACGAAGCTTAGTTCGAAAGTAGGTCTATTGCTGCAACGTTATTCCGAATTGGAGGAAGGATTGATCGAG CTAGTAAGAATGAATCACAATACAAAGAGCGTGCAGATTGAGACACCGCCTGACATTAACGAGGAAGTTAAATGCATCCTCGCGGCGGTAAGAAAAAGGCAATCGCagccgcagcagcagcagtcAGACCGTCCGCGAACGCCGAGAAAATTGCGAATATCGACAAACGCTTCGGCGGCAGTGAAAGATCCTCAGCCGCATAATTCCATCGCAAATTCGAGATTCCTTACGTCGCAGTCATACGATACCGATCTATCAAATGTAACGACGCTTGAGAGACAAGAAAGACCCCGTACGCCCGCATATCCGGAAGTCCAGCTGTTGAACGATCTGAGACCGGCGACTGATGCAAAACCCATTGGCTTTCGACCATCCTGGAAGTGCGAGACTTAA
- the LOC139824036 gene encoding uncharacterized protein isoform X2, whose amino-acid sequence MALSGSSIVIVFIGVAAYAAAGPVQAGPNTVQQNEYGVLPDFFTRYWEDRSMGNRNINGVGGGHLLRQGRRGLDSLSGATFGESKRFIPFRRLSVMNVHPGNFDEIDRSGFDRFSKRNIDEIDTAFDSFFKRNFDEIDRGSWSGFVKRLNNYLADRQRR is encoded by the exons ATGGCGCTTTCCGGTTCATCGATCGTGATCGTTTTCATCGGCGTGGCCGCTTACGCGGCTGCCGGACCCGTTCAG GCTGGACCGAACACGGTACAACAGAATGAATATGGGGTATTGCCGGATTTCTTTACAAGATACTGGGAAGATCGAA GTATGGGCAACCGCAATATAAATGGTGTCGGCGGAGGCCATCTGTTGCGACAGGGACGTCGAGGGCTGGATTCGTTATCTGGAGCAACCTTTGGTGAGAGCAAGAGGTTTATACCTTTCAG GCGGCTCAGTGTGATGAACGTACATCCTGGCAATTTTGACGAGATTGACCGATCGGGGTTTGATCGCTTCTCAAAGAGGAACATCGACGAGATCGATACCGCGTTCGACAGCTTCTTCAAGCGAAACTTCGATGAGATTGATCGAGGTAGTTGGAGCGGATTCGTCAAGAGGCTCAATAATTATCTGGCGGACAGGCAGCGACGTTAA
- the LOC139824036 gene encoding uncharacterized protein isoform X3: protein MALSGSSIVIVFIGVAAYAAAGPVQAGPNTVQQNEYGVLPDFFTRYWEDRRMNQNAKRNLDQIGGGHLVRDTDKQFKGLLNGEESRLAQYLNAASDKQILDTIRRGGHFADRFGNGNLINSSLNSVAYADMISHPYSSNLNTGQINDQLFMNQLIDRDISNNALEGDRQIVKNLDRFGGEHLVRNLDQIGGGHLVRNLDQIGGGHLVRNLDQIGGGHLVRNLDQIGGGNLVRNLDQIGGGHLVRNLDQIGGGNLVRNLDQIGGGHLVRNLDQIGGGNLVRNLDQIGGGNLVRNLDQIGDGNLVRNLDQIGGGNLVRSLN from the exons ATGGCGCTTTCCGGTTCATCGATCGTGATCGTTTTCATCGGCGTGGCCGCTTACGCGGCTGCCGGACCCGTTCAG GCTGGACCGAACACGGTACAACAGAATGAATATGGGGTATTGCCGGATTTCTTTACAAGATACTGGGAAGATCGAA GGATGAACCAGAACGCGAAGCGAAATTTGGATCAGATTGGCGGGGGACACCTCGTGAGGGATACCGACAAGCAATTCAAGGGTTTATTAAACGGAGAAGAAAGTCGCTTAgctcaatatttaaatgctgCCAGTGACAAGCAAATACTCGACACAATCCGTCGAGGGGGACATTTTGCTGATCGATTTGGCAATGGAAATCTCATTAATTCTTCACTCAACTCCGTAGCGTACGCAGATATGATAAGTCATCCATACAGCTCCAATTTAAATACCGGTCAAATAAACGACCAGTTATTTATGAATCAACTTATTGATCGCGATATTTCGAACAACGCGCTAGAGGGTGATAGACAAATCGTTAAAAATCTGGATAGGTTTGGCGGCGAGCATCTCGTAAGAAATCTGGACCAGATCGGTGGCGGGCATCTCGTAAGAAATCTAGATCAGATCGGTGGCGGGCATCTCGTGAGAAATCTAGATCAGATCGGTGGTGGACATTTAGTGAGAAATCTGGATCAGATCGGCGGCGGGAATTTAGTCAGAAATCTCGACCAGATTGGCGGAGGGCATTTAGTGAGAAATCTGGATCAGATCGGCGGAGGGAATTTAGTGAGAAATCTAGACCAGATCGGTGGTGGACATTTAGTGAGAAATCTGGATCAGATCGGCGGCGGAAATCTGGTTAGAAACTTGGATCAGATCGGAGGCGGAAATCTTGTAAGAAACTTGGATCAGATTGGAGACGGAAATCTTGTGCGAAACTTGGATCAGATCGGCGGTGGAAATCTCGTGAGAAGCTTGAATTGA
- the LOC139824036 gene encoding uncharacterized protein isoform X1 gives MNQNAKRNLDQIGGGHLVRDTDKQFKGLLNGEESRLAQYLNAASDKQILDTIRRGGHFADRFGNGNLINSSLNSVAYADMISHPYSSNLNTGQINDQLFMNQLIDRDISNNALEGDRQIVKNLDRFGGEHLVRNLDQIGGGHLVRNLDQIGGGHLVRNLDQIGGGHLVRNLDQIGGGNLVRNLDQIGGGHLVRNLDQIGGGNLVRNLDQIGGGHLVRNLDQIGGGNLVRNLDQIGGGNLVRNLDQIGDGNLVRNLDQIGGGNLVRSLN, from the coding sequence ATGAACCAGAACGCGAAGCGAAATTTGGATCAGATTGGCGGGGGACACCTCGTGAGGGATACCGACAAGCAATTCAAGGGTTTATTAAACGGAGAAGAAAGTCGCTTAgctcaatatttaaatgctgCCAGTGACAAGCAAATACTCGACACAATCCGTCGAGGGGGACATTTTGCTGATCGATTTGGCAATGGAAATCTCATTAATTCTTCACTCAACTCCGTAGCGTACGCAGATATGATAAGTCATCCATACAGCTCCAATTTAAATACCGGTCAAATAAACGACCAGTTATTTATGAATCAACTTATTGATCGCGATATTTCGAACAACGCGCTAGAGGGTGATAGACAAATCGTTAAAAATCTGGATAGGTTTGGCGGCGAGCATCTCGTAAGAAATCTGGACCAGATCGGTGGCGGGCATCTCGTAAGAAATCTAGATCAGATCGGTGGCGGGCATCTCGTGAGAAATCTAGATCAGATCGGTGGTGGACATTTAGTGAGAAATCTGGATCAGATCGGCGGCGGGAATTTAGTCAGAAATCTCGACCAGATTGGCGGAGGGCATTTAGTGAGAAATCTGGATCAGATCGGCGGAGGGAATTTAGTGAGAAATCTAGACCAGATCGGTGGTGGACATTTAGTGAGAAATCTGGATCAGATCGGCGGCGGAAATCTGGTTAGAAACTTGGATCAGATCGGAGGCGGAAATCTTGTAAGAAACTTGGATCAGATTGGAGACGGAAATCTTGTGCGAAACTTGGATCAGATCGGCGGTGGAAATCTCGTGAGAAGCTTGAATTGA